The following are encoded together in the Piscinibacter lacus genome:
- a CDS encoding pyridoxine 5'-phosphate synthase — MIFAPALDAPLLGVNIDHVATLRNARGGPFPDPVAAALLAVEAGADIITFHLREDRRHIRDEDVARLKQLIRAPLNFEAAVTDEMLDIIERTRPEHVCLVPERRQEVTTEGGLEVAGQKPRLREACARLAAAGCRVSLFIDADPAQIEAAAEVGAPCIELHTGAYANAWWAQDAAEMARLRARLHAGLQRGRALGLRTHAGHGLALWSPGTTRPAPDAPSSTAVIAALPEVAELHIGHALMGHAVFVGLAQAIRDFQAEAIQARAAAR, encoded by the coding sequence ATGATCTTCGCCCCGGCCCTCGACGCCCCCCTGCTCGGCGTCAACATCGACCACGTCGCCACCCTGCGCAATGCGCGCGGCGGGCCCTTCCCCGACCCGGTGGCCGCCGCCCTGCTGGCGGTGGAGGCGGGCGCGGACATCATCACCTTCCACTTGCGCGAGGACCGCCGCCACATCCGCGACGAGGACGTCGCCCGCCTCAAGCAGCTCATCCGCGCGCCGCTGAACTTCGAGGCCGCCGTCACCGACGAGATGCTGGACATCATCGAGCGCACCCGGCCCGAGCATGTCTGCCTCGTGCCCGAGCGCCGCCAGGAAGTCACCACCGAAGGCGGGCTGGAGGTGGCCGGCCAGAAGCCGCGGCTGCGCGAGGCTTGCGCCCGCCTGGCGGCGGCCGGCTGCCGCGTCTCGCTCTTCATCGATGCCGATCCGGCGCAGATCGAGGCCGCGGCCGAGGTCGGCGCGCCCTGCATCGAGCTGCACACCGGCGCCTATGCCAATGCCTGGTGGGCGCAGGACGCCGCCGAGATGGCCCGCCTGCGCGCCCGCCTGCATGCCGGCTTGCAACGCGGCCGCGCCCTGGGCCTGCGCACCCATGCTGGCCACGGCCTGGCGTTGTGGTCGCCCGGCACCACCCGGCCGGCGCCGGACGCGCCCAGCAGCACCGCCGTCATCGCCGCCCTGCCCGAGGTGGCCGAGCTGCACATCGGCCATGCGCTGATGGGCCATGCCGTCTTCGTCGGCCTCGCCCAGGCCATCCGCGATTTCCAGGCCGAGGCCATCCAGGCCCGCGCCGCGGCGCGCTGA
- the recO gene encoding DNA repair protein RecO produces the protein MSPAAASGRARSAPRAAPPQPAYLLHRHDWSESSLILDLLGRDEGRVVLVAKGAKRPHSNFRTVLLPLQRLLVVHGRRKPQPLDAQEEGGEVLPLKSAEWAGGPPLPQGQALLAGFYLNELLLKLLPRHDPHPRLFDAYALTVAALGERPTPPLAPLLRAFELLLLRELGLLPALDHDTLRQRPLADADPAQPAALRPEAGLVLLPPGDEGPERAPPALPAAQWCALEAALQALAPQLGGIEPPAGAAVQAAFARLQAGCAAPALRPLLRGVLHYHLGGRPLHTRQLMADLATAP, from the coding sequence ATGAGCCCGGCCGCCGCCTCCGGCCGCGCGCGCAGCGCGCCGCGCGCGGCGCCACCGCAGCCGGCCTACTTGCTGCATCGCCATGACTGGAGCGAATCCAGCCTCATCCTCGACCTGCTCGGCCGCGACGAGGGCCGCGTCGTGCTGGTTGCCAAGGGCGCCAAGCGGCCGCACTCCAACTTCCGCACCGTGCTGCTGCCGCTGCAGCGCCTGCTGGTCGTGCACGGCCGGCGCAAGCCGCAGCCGCTGGACGCGCAGGAGGAGGGCGGCGAAGTGCTGCCGCTCAAGAGCGCCGAATGGGCCGGCGGCCCGCCGCTGCCCCAGGGCCAGGCCCTGCTGGCCGGCTTCTACCTGAACGAGCTGCTGCTCAAGCTGCTGCCGCGCCACGACCCGCACCCCCGGCTGTTCGATGCCTATGCGCTGACGGTGGCCGCCCTCGGCGAACGGCCCACGCCGCCGCTGGCCCCGCTGCTGCGCGCTTTCGAGCTGCTGCTGCTGCGCGAGCTGGGCCTGCTGCCGGCGCTGGACCATGACACCCTGCGCCAGCGCCCGCTGGCCGATGCCGATCCCGCGCAACCCGCCGCCCTGCGGCCCGAAGCCGGCCTGGTGCTGCTGCCGCCCGGCGACGAAGGCCCCGAACGCGCGCCGCCCGCGCTGCCGGCCGCGCAGTGGTGCGCGCTGGAAGCCGCCCTCCAGGCCCTGGCCCCCCAGCTCGGCGGCATCGAGCCGCCGGCCGGCGCCGCGGTGCAGGCCGCCTTCGCCCGCCTGCAAGCTGGCTGCGCCGCGCCGGCCCTGCGGCCGCTGCTGCGCGGGGTGCTCCACTACCATCTCGGCGGCCGGCCCCTGCACACCCGGCAACTGATGGCCGACCTTGCCACCGCCCCCTGA
- the era gene encoding GTPase Era, which yields MSPTPDDLPDDVLPEDAPPDEALPGQDAPDPTADVLAAAFGAPKAGGAAGAPVPTRCGHLAIVGRPNVGKSTLLNALVGQKVSITSRKAQTTRHRITGIRTVGTAATGGAQFVFVDTPGFQTEHIVRGTAALNRKLNKQVQAAVEDVDLVLFLVEAGRFDAADAKVLALMPAGTPVVLVANKLDKITRRQELLPWLQGMQARHAFAEFIPMSATRESDIERLLAILTPYLPEQAWLHEEDALTDRSERFLVAELIREKLFRLTGDELPYTSTVVIEKFEEAAPKADGTPMHRIAASIVVERDAHKGMVIGDGGERLKRIGTEARVELERLLGTKVFLELWVQVRSGWADDEARLRAYGYE from the coding sequence ATGAGCCCCACCCCTGACGACCTGCCCGACGACGTGCTGCCCGAGGACGCGCCGCCCGACGAGGCGCTGCCCGGGCAGGATGCGCCCGATCCCACCGCCGACGTGCTCGCCGCCGCCTTCGGCGCGCCCAAGGCCGGCGGCGCCGCCGGGGCGCCGGTGCCCACCCGCTGCGGCCATCTGGCCATCGTCGGCCGGCCCAATGTCGGCAAGTCCACGCTGCTGAATGCGCTGGTCGGGCAGAAGGTCAGCATCACCTCGCGCAAGGCGCAGACCACGCGCCACCGCATCACCGGCATCCGCACCGTGGGCACGGCGGCCACCGGCGGCGCGCAGTTCGTCTTCGTCGACACGCCGGGTTTCCAGACCGAGCACATCGTGCGCGGCACCGCTGCGCTGAACCGCAAGCTCAACAAGCAGGTGCAGGCGGCGGTCGAGGATGTCGACCTGGTGCTCTTCCTGGTCGAGGCCGGCCGCTTCGATGCCGCCGATGCCAAGGTGCTGGCCCTGATGCCGGCCGGCACGCCGGTCGTGCTGGTGGCCAACAAGCTCGACAAGATCACCCGCCGCCAGGAGCTGCTGCCCTGGCTGCAGGGCATGCAGGCGCGCCATGCCTTTGCCGAATTCATCCCCATGTCGGCCACGCGCGAATCCGACATCGAGCGCCTGCTCGCCATCCTCACGCCCTACCTGCCCGAGCAGGCCTGGCTGCACGAGGAGGACGCGCTGACCGACCGCAGCGAGCGCTTCCTGGTCGCCGAGCTGATCCGCGAGAAGCTCTTCCGCCTGACCGGCGACGAGCTGCCCTACACCTCGACCGTCGTGATCGAGAAGTTCGAGGAGGCCGCGCCCAAGGCCGATGGCACGCCGATGCACCGCATCGCCGCGTCCATCGTCGTCGAGCGCGATGCGCACAAGGGCATGGTCATCGGCGATGGCGGCGAGCGCCTCAAGCGCATCGGCACCGAGGCGCGGGTCGAGCTGGAGCGCCTGCTCGGGACCAAGGTCTTCCTGGAGCTGTGGGTGCAGGTGCGCTCCGGCTGGGCCGACGACGAGGCCCGCCTGCGCGCCTACGGCTACGAGTGA
- the rnc gene encoding ribonuclease III — protein sequence MKAPAPPRPQPAAATTAEELQQRLGHQFTDLGLLRRALTHKSFGSEHNERLEFLGDAVLSAGVSVLLYRSYPQADEGELSRVRAHLVREESLHQIAVELGLPTLIRLSEGEARSGGAQRPSILADALEALIGAVQLDAGLAAAAAMVERLIGPHLDRTATAAWTKDPKTELQEWLQARREPVPSYRIAATLGREHDQTFVVACAIPTRQMEVQGQGRSRRAAEQAAAQLALDTLKGL from the coding sequence CTGAAGGCGCCGGCCCCGCCGCGCCCCCAGCCAGCCGCCGCGACCACGGCCGAGGAGCTTCAGCAGCGGCTAGGTCACCAGTTCACCGACCTCGGCCTGCTGCGTCGCGCGCTGACGCACAAGAGCTTCGGCAGCGAGCACAACGAGCGGCTCGAATTCCTCGGCGATGCCGTGCTCTCGGCCGGGGTGTCGGTGCTGCTCTACCGCAGCTACCCGCAGGCCGACGAGGGCGAGCTCAGCCGCGTGCGGGCCCACCTGGTGCGGGAGGAATCGCTGCACCAGATCGCCGTCGAGCTGGGCCTGCCCACGCTGATCCGCCTGTCCGAGGGCGAGGCCCGCAGCGGCGGGGCGCAGCGCCCCTCGATCCTGGCCGATGCGCTGGAGGCGCTGATCGGCGCGGTGCAGCTCGATGCCGGCCTGGCCGCGGCCGCGGCCATGGTCGAGCGCCTGATCGGCCCGCACCTCGACCGCACCGCCACCGCCGCCTGGACCAAGGACCCGAAGACCGAGCTGCAGGAATGGCTGCAAGCCCGCCGCGAGCCGGTGCCCAGCTACCGCATCGCCGCCACCCTGGGCCGCGAGCATGACCAGACCTTCGTCGTCGCCTGCGCGATCCCCACCCGCCAGATGGAGGTGCAGGGCCAAGGCCGTTCGCGCCGCGCCGCCGAACAGGCCGCCGCCCAACTGGCGCTCGACACCTTGAAGGGCCTCTGA
- a CDS encoding DUF4845 domain-containing protein codes for MPEPAADRLPAARRPARHATRRALRGLGLIGLLLLIGLGAMAAVLALRAAPLVGERLTIQRSLQRIASQGLESEAAIRAAFDKQKQIDAAIVSLDGRDLEIRREDGRFLIDYAYEKELPLVEPVSLLIRFHGSVAP; via the coding sequence ATGCCCGAACCCGCTGCCGACCGTCTTCCTGCCGCGCGCCGGCCCGCGCGCCACGCCACGCGCCGCGCGCTGCGCGGCCTGGGCCTGATCGGCCTGCTGCTGCTCATCGGCCTGGGCGCCATGGCTGCCGTGCTGGCCCTGCGCGCAGCCCCCCTGGTCGGCGAGCGCCTGACCATCCAGCGCAGCCTGCAACGTATCGCCAGCCAGGGCTTGGAGAGTGAAGCGGCGATCCGCGCCGCCTTCGACAAGCAGAAGCAGATCGATGCGGCCATCGTCAGCCTCGACGGCCGCGACCTGGAGATCCGCCGCGAGGACGGCCGTTTCCTGATCGACTACGCCTACGAGAAGGAACTGCCGCTGGTCGAGCCGGTGTCGCTCCTGATCCGTTTCCACGGTTCGGTGGCGCCCTGA
- the lepB gene encoding signal peptidase I, with translation MSALTGLLYAVLLTYLGGWYLGHWTGNFSLLLFLLTVFTGLYWLAERFRFAPARVAAARALEQQEAQRREQLARQGITQVDSSLDEARSRVLAQPWWLDWTAGLFPVILVVFVLRSFLYEPFKIPSGSMIPTLAIGDLILVNKFHYGVRLPVIHTKVIDLNVPQRGDVIVFRYPVDERIDYIKRIVALPGDRIDYLNKKVSINGQPVPRTALPEFYDEDSLRYALQFEEALPRAEGQTHRYRILNDRDRNGFVLPMPEFRGPKDACSYTAEGVSCTVPAGHYFVMGDNRDNSQDSRFWGFVPEGNIVGKAFFVWMNFGNLSRIGAFD, from the coding sequence ATGAGCGCACTCACCGGCCTGCTCTACGCCGTCCTGCTGACCTACCTGGGCGGCTGGTACCTCGGTCACTGGACCGGCAATTTCTCGCTGCTGCTCTTCCTGCTGACCGTCTTCACCGGCCTGTACTGGCTGGCCGAGCGCTTCCGCTTCGCGCCGGCCCGCGTAGCCGCGGCCCGCGCGCTGGAGCAGCAGGAAGCCCAGCGCCGCGAGCAGCTTGCCCGCCAGGGCATCACCCAGGTCGACAGCAGCCTCGACGAGGCCCGCAGCCGCGTGCTGGCCCAGCCCTGGTGGCTGGACTGGACGGCCGGGCTCTTCCCGGTGATCCTGGTCGTCTTCGTGCTGCGCTCCTTCCTGTACGAGCCCTTCAAGATCCCCTCGGGCTCGATGATCCCGACGCTGGCCATCGGCGACCTGATCCTGGTCAACAAATTCCACTACGGCGTGCGCCTGCCGGTCATCCACACCAAGGTGATCGACCTCAACGTGCCGCAGCGTGGCGATGTCATCGTCTTCCGCTACCCGGTGGATGAGCGCATCGACTACATCAAGCGCATCGTCGCCCTGCCGGGCGACCGGATCGACTACCTGAACAAGAAGGTCTCGATCAACGGCCAGCCCGTGCCCCGCACCGCGCTGCCCGAGTTCTACGACGAGGACAGCCTGCGCTACGCCCTGCAGTTCGAGGAGGCCCTGCCGCGCGCCGAGGGCCAGACGCACCGCTACCGCATCCTCAACGACCGCGACCGCAACGGCTTCGTCCTGCCCATGCCCGAGTTCCGCGGCCCCAAGGATGCATGCAGCTACACCGCCGAGGGTGTGAGCTGCACCGTGCCGGCCGGCCACTACTTCGTCATGGGCGACAACCGTGACAACTCGCAGGACTCGCGCTTCTGGGGCTTCGTCCCCGAGGGCAACATCGTCGGCAAGGCCTTCTTCGTGTGGATGAACTTCGGTAATCTGAGCCGCATCGGGGCCTTCGACTGA
- the lepA gene encoding translation elongation factor 4 encodes MDHIRNFSIIAHIDHGKSTLADRLIQRCGGLSDREMEAQVLDSMDIERERGITIKAQTAALQYTAKDGKVYNLNLIDTPGHVDFSYEVSRSLSACEGALLVVDASQGVEAQTVANCYTALDLGVEVIPVLNKMDLPQADPEAAKSEIEDVIGIDAADAIPCSAKTGLGIDEILEAVITRMPAPQGDPDGPPRAMIIDAWFDNYVGVVMLVRVVDGVLKKGDRVRMMATNAVYPLEQIGVFTPKSMPREALRAGEVGFLIAGIKELAAAKVGDTITLEKKLPNNAGPASQALPGFKEIQPQVFAGLYPTEASEYDQLRDALEKLKLNDSSLRYEPEVSQALGFGFRCGFLGLLHMEIVQERLEREFDQDLITTAPSVVYQVQLGGIEAEVIEVENPSKMPEIGKIAEIREPIVTVHLYMPQDYVGPVMTLCNQKRGLQLNMSYHGRQVHLTYELPLAEIVLDFFDKLKSVSRGYASMDYEFKEYRAADVVKVDILINGDRVDALSIIVHRSQSQFRGRAVAAKMREQIPRQMYDVAIQAAIGANIIARENIKALRKNVLAKCYGGDVSRKRKLLEKQKAGKKRMKQIGTVEVPQEAFLAILQVDD; translated from the coding sequence ATGGATCACATCCGCAACTTCTCGATCATTGCCCACATCGACCACGGCAAGAGCACGCTGGCCGATCGCCTCATCCAGCGCTGCGGCGGCCTGTCGGATCGCGAGATGGAAGCCCAGGTGCTCGACTCGATGGACATCGAGCGCGAGCGCGGCATCACCATCAAGGCGCAGACCGCGGCCCTGCAGTACACGGCCAAGGACGGCAAGGTCTACAACCTCAACCTGATCGACACCCCCGGGCATGTCGACTTCAGCTATGAGGTCAGCCGCTCGCTGAGCGCCTGCGAGGGCGCGCTGCTCGTCGTCGATGCCAGCCAGGGCGTCGAGGCACAGACGGTGGCGAACTGCTACACCGCGCTGGACCTGGGCGTCGAGGTGATCCCGGTCCTGAACAAGATGGACCTGCCGCAGGCCGATCCCGAGGCGGCCAAGTCCGAGATCGAGGATGTGATCGGCATCGATGCGGCCGACGCCATCCCCTGCTCGGCCAAGACCGGCCTGGGCATCGACGAAATCCTCGAAGCCGTCATCACCCGCATGCCGGCGCCGCAGGGCGATCCGGACGGCCCGCCGCGGGCCATGATCATTGACGCCTGGTTCGACAACTACGTCGGCGTCGTCATGCTGGTGCGCGTGGTCGACGGCGTGCTGAAGAAGGGCGACCGTGTGCGCATGATGGCCACCAATGCCGTCTACCCGCTGGAGCAGATCGGCGTGTTCACGCCCAAGTCCATGCCGCGCGAGGCGCTGCGGGCCGGCGAGGTGGGCTTCCTGATCGCCGGCATCAAGGAGCTGGCAGCCGCCAAGGTCGGCGACACCATCACGCTCGAGAAGAAGCTGCCGAACAATGCCGGCCCGGCCAGCCAGGCGCTGCCGGGCTTCAAGGAGATCCAGCCGCAGGTCTTCGCCGGCCTCTACCCCACGGAAGCCAGCGAGTACGACCAGCTCCGCGACGCGCTGGAGAAGCTCAAGCTCAACGACAGCTCGCTGCGCTACGAGCCCGAGGTTTCGCAGGCCCTGGGCTTCGGCTTCCGCTGCGGCTTCCTTGGCCTGCTGCACATGGAGATCGTGCAGGAGCGGCTGGAGCGCGAGTTCGACCAGGACCTGATCACCACCGCGCCCAGCGTGGTCTACCAGGTGCAGCTCGGCGGCATCGAGGCCGAGGTCATCGAGGTCGAGAACCCGTCGAAGATGCCCGAGATCGGCAAGATTGCTGAGATCCGCGAGCCCATCGTCACCGTGCATCTCTACATGCCGCAGGACTATGTCGGCCCGGTGATGACGCTGTGCAACCAGAAGCGCGGCCTGCAGCTCAACATGAGCTACCACGGCCGCCAGGTGCACCTGACCTACGAGCTGCCGCTGGCCGAGATCGTGCTGGACTTCTTCGACAAGCTGAAGTCCGTCAGCCGCGGCTATGCCTCGATGGACTATGAGTTCAAGGAGTACCGCGCCGCCGACGTGGTCAAGGTCGACATCCTGATCAATGGCGACCGGGTCGATGCCCTGTCGATCATCGTGCACCGCTCGCAGAGCCAGTTCCGCGGTCGCGCGGTGGCGGCCAAGATGCGCGAGCAGATCCCGCGGCAGATGTACGACGTGGCCATCCAGGCCGCCATCGGCGCCAACATCATCGCCCGCGAGAACATCAAGGCCCTGCGCAAGAACGTCTTGGCAAAATGCTATGGCGGCGACGTGAGCCGCAAGCGCAAGCTGCTCGAAAAGCAGAAAGCCGGCAAGAAGCGCATGAAGCAGATCGGCACCGTCGAGGTGCCGCAGGAAGCCTTCCTCGCCATCCTCCAGGTCGACGACTGA
- a CDS encoding DegQ family serine endoprotease, whose protein sequence is MLAVGGLGGIALWSPLPTQAQAGPAPSAQPLAALPLAAAPAPLVRGLPDFSQLVEAVGPSVVNIRTTEKTKVSQAGPEGDEEMQDFFRRFFGAPPGALPPGAMPPGAAPGPRRGGPPRGGNGPDEETNRGVGSGFILTADGYVMTNAHVIDGADEVYVTLPDKREFKAKVIGADKRTDVAVVKIEAAGLPAVKIGDVNRLKVGEWVMAIGSPFGLENTVTAGIVSAKARDTGEFLPFIQTDVAINPGNSGGPLINMAGEVVGINSQILSRSGGFMGISFAIPMDEATRVSDQLRSLGRVVRGRIGVQIAEVPKEIAESIGLGKPSGALVRAVEPGGPADRAGIEAGDIITRFDGKTVEKSGDLPRLVGNTQPGAKSSIEVFRRGQSRQLGVTVAELEPEKVKTALKPTPSAPTPVGVLGLTLSDLSAEQKVELKLKGGVRVDKVEGASARAGLNEGDIILAVANVEIGDIRQFEAVVAKADKSKPISVLFRRGEWAQYALVRPGTR, encoded by the coding sequence ATGCTGGCGGTCGGCGGACTGGGGGGCATCGCGCTCTGGTCGCCCCTGCCCACCCAGGCCCAGGCCGGCCCTGCGCCCAGCGCCCAGCCGCTCGCTGCCCTGCCGCTGGCGGCGGCCCCGGCGCCGCTGGTGCGCGGCCTGCCCGATTTCAGCCAGCTTGTCGAAGCCGTCGGCCCCTCGGTCGTGAACATCCGCACCACCGAGAAGACCAAGGTCAGCCAAGCCGGCCCCGAGGGCGACGAGGAGATGCAGGACTTCTTCCGCCGCTTCTTCGGCGCGCCCCCCGGCGCACTGCCGCCCGGCGCCATGCCCCCCGGGGCTGCGCCCGGCCCGCGCCGCGGCGGCCCGCCGCGCGGCGGCAACGGCCCGGATGAGGAGACCAACCGCGGCGTCGGCTCCGGCTTCATCCTGACGGCTGACGGCTATGTGATGACCAATGCGCACGTGATCGACGGTGCCGACGAGGTCTACGTCACCCTGCCCGACAAGCGCGAGTTCAAGGCCAAGGTCATCGGCGCCGACAAGCGCACCGACGTGGCCGTGGTCAAGATCGAGGCCGCCGGCCTGCCGGCCGTGAAGATCGGCGACGTGAACCGCCTCAAGGTCGGCGAGTGGGTGATGGCCATCGGCTCGCCCTTCGGCCTGGAGAACACGGTCACGGCGGGCATCGTCAGCGCCAAGGCGCGCGACACCGGCGAATTCCTGCCCTTCATCCAGACCGATGTTGCGATCAACCCCGGCAACTCCGGCGGCCCGCTGATCAACATGGCCGGCGAGGTGGTCGGCATCAACTCGCAGATCCTGAGCCGCTCGGGCGGCTTCATGGGCATCAGCTTCGCGATCCCGATGGACGAGGCCACCCGGGTCTCGGACCAGCTTCGCAGCCTGGGTCGCGTGGTGCGCGGCCGCATCGGCGTGCAGATTGCCGAGGTGCCCAAGGAGATCGCCGAATCCATCGGCCTGGGCAAGCCCAGCGGCGCGCTGGTGCGGGCGGTCGAGCCGGGCGGCCCGGCCGACCGCGCAGGCATCGAGGCGGGCGACATCATCACCCGCTTCGATGGCAAGACCGTCGAGAAGTCCGGCGACCTGCCGCGCCTCGTCGGCAACACCCAGCCGGGTGCGAAGTCGTCCATCGAGGTCTTCCGCCGCGGCCAGAGCCGCCAGCTTGGCGTGACCGTGGCCGAGCTTGAGCCTGAAAAGGTCAAGACCGCGCTCAAGCCCACGCCCAGCGCGCCCACGCCGGTCGGCGTGCTCGGACTGACGCTCAGCGACCTGAGCGCCGAGCAGAAGGTCGAACTCAAGCTCAAGGGCGGCGTGCGGGTCGACAAGGTCGAGGGCGCCAGCGCCCGCGCCGGCCTGAACGAGGGCGACATCATCCTCGCCGTCGCGAATGTCGAGATCGGCGACATTCGCCAGTTCGAGGCGGTGGTCGCCAAGGCCGACAAGAGCAAGCCGATCAGCGTGCTCTTCCGCCGCGGCGAGTGGGCGCAGTACGCCCTGGTGCGTCCCGGCACGCGCTGA
- a CDS encoding MucB/RseB C-terminal domain-containing protein: MRTRSAELRGAGLAWRRFVGACLLGLLTGASAAPAAEPAASAPEALETLERMQDALRRKSFQGTFVVTAGGQARSTRISHFNVGNQQYQRVEILDGLRCEIFRHNDQVHTLWPGLGRAVVEERRPLAAFPALIEGGSERLDKVYQVREVGSDRVAGHEARVLELRPRDRLRFAHRLWTERRTGLLLRAEVLGADGTVLESVAFSELQIGVRPQPELVLGPMRQTEGYRVQRSRLEPVALDESGWMLQGVPEGFRHLSSVRRPIERPLPPAAAPSGALAATAAEPQARVEVLQTIYSDGLTHVSLFIEPFEARQHRRELLLSTGATQTLVRRQGDWWITVVGDVPVATLQAFAAGLERRR, encoded by the coding sequence ATGCGGACGCGGAGCGCTGAGCTTCGGGGTGCCGGCCTCGCCTGGCGGCGCTTCGTCGGGGCCTGCCTCCTCGGCCTGCTGACCGGCGCCAGCGCCGCCCCGGCGGCGGAGCCGGCCGCGAGTGCGCCCGAGGCGCTCGAAACCCTGGAGCGCATGCAGGACGCGCTGCGCCGCAAGAGCTTCCAGGGCACCTTCGTCGTCACCGCGGGCGGCCAGGCGCGCAGCACGCGCATCAGCCACTTCAATGTCGGCAACCAGCAGTACCAGCGGGTCGAGATCCTCGATGGCCTGCGCTGCGAGATCTTCCGCCACAACGACCAGGTCCACACCCTGTGGCCGGGCCTGGGTCGGGCCGTGGTCGAGGAGCGCCGTCCCCTGGCCGCCTTCCCGGCCCTGATCGAAGGCGGCAGCGAGCGGCTCGACAAGGTCTACCAGGTTCGCGAGGTCGGCAGCGACCGCGTTGCCGGCCATGAGGCCCGCGTGCTGGAGCTGCGGCCCCGCGACCGCCTGCGCTTCGCCCACCGGCTCTGGACCGAGCGCCGCACCGGCCTGCTGCTGCGCGCCGAGGTGCTGGGCGCCGACGGCACGGTGCTGGAGTCGGTCGCCTTCTCCGAGCTTCAGATCGGCGTGCGGCCCCAGCCCGAGCTGGTGCTGGGCCCCATGCGCCAGACCGAGGGCTACCGCGTGCAGCGCAGCCGGCTGGAGCCGGTCGCGCTCGACGAAAGCGGCTGGATGCTGCAGGGCGTGCCCGAGGGCTTCCGCCACCTCAGCTCGGTGCGCCGGCCCATCGAGCGCCCGCTGCCGCCTGCGGCCGCGCCCTCGGGCGCGCTGGCGGCAACGGCTGCCGAGCCGCAGGCCCGGGTGGAGGTGCTGCAAACCATCTACTCCGACGGCCTCACCCATGTCTCGCTCTTCATCGAGCCCTTCGAGGCGCGCCAGCACCGGCGCGAGCTGCTGCTGAGCACGGGCGCGACGCAAACCCTCGTCCGTCGTCAGGGCGATTGGTGGATCACCGTGGTGGGAGATGTTCCTGTCGCCACACTCCAGGCCTTCGCAGCCGGGTTGGAACGGCGCCGCTAG
- a CDS encoding sigma-E factor negative regulatory protein, with protein sequence MNPQSPPADARQAERLSALVDGEALPDEVSGLMSDWRSDPALRKRWHDYQLIGDVLRSDDLAAAPGHDAAFLQRLRERLAQEPAVLAPAPRPQPLSRRPRPGRWAASAAVAAACVMVIGALIVTRGPGEDAAAPQLASAPPAESRPVLVGPDLPQALATSAVTGAETGGLLRDAGLDHYLAAHKQFADRIGSGEPSPFLRSAAHADAER encoded by the coding sequence GTGAATCCCCAGTCCCCACCTGCTGACGCCCGCCAGGCCGAGCGCCTGTCCGCCCTGGTCGACGGCGAGGCCCTGCCGGATGAAGTGAGCGGCCTGATGAGCGACTGGCGCAGCGATCCGGCCCTGCGCAAGCGCTGGCACGACTACCAGCTCATCGGCGATGTGCTGCGCTCCGACGACCTGGCCGCCGCCCCGGGCCATGACGCCGCCTTCCTCCAGCGCCTCCGCGAGCGCCTGGCCCAGGAGCCCGCGGTGCTGGCCCCCGCGCCCCGGCCGCAGCCGCTGTCGCGCCGGCCGCGGCCCGGTCGCTGGGCGGCTTCGGCCGCGGTCGCTGCGGCCTGCGTGATGGTGATCGGCGCCCTGATCGTCACCCGCGGGCCGGGCGAGGATGCCGCCGCGCCGCAGCTTGCCAGCGCGCCGCCCGCCGAATCGCGCCCCGTGCTGGTCGGCCCGGACCTGCCCCAGGCCCTGGCGACGTCGGCCGTCACGGGCGCCGAGACCGGCGGCCTGCTGCGCGATGCCGGGCTCGACCACTACCTCGCCGCCCACAAGCAGTTCGCCGACCGGATCGGGTCTGGCGAGCCCTCGCCCTTCCTGCGCAGTGCCGCCCATGCGGACGCGGAGCGCTGA
- the rpoE gene encoding RNA polymerase sigma factor RpoE: MTTPDAEADALLVDRVKHGDARAFELLVVKYQRRIERLIARMVRDVDLVQDIAQETFIRAYRAMPQFRGESAFYTWLYRIAVNTAKKALMELKRDPLITESARLGRDEDGEETSRLENELSDGETPDNVLASRQVAAAVNTAIEALSDDLRQAILLREIEGLSYEEIATVMNCPIGTVRSRIFRAREAIAERLRPLLDTREGERW; the protein is encoded by the coding sequence GTGACGACCCCTGACGCCGAAGCCGATGCCCTGCTGGTCGATCGTGTGAAGCACGGCGATGCCCGGGCCTTCGAGCTACTGGTCGTCAAGTACCAGCGGCGAATCGAGCGGCTGATCGCCCGCATGGTCCGCGACGTGGACCTGGTGCAGGACATCGCGCAGGAAACCTTCATCCGCGCCTACCGTGCCATGCCGCAGTTCCGCGGCGAGAGCGCCTTCTACACCTGGCTTTACCGCATCGCGGTGAACACGGCCAAGAAGGCGCTGATGGAACTCAAGCGCGACCCCCTGATCACCGAATCGGCGCGGCTCGGACGCGATGAGGACGGCGAGGAAACTTCCCGGCTCGAAAACGAACTGAGTGATGGGGAGACCCCGGACAACGTGCTCGCCAGCCGCCAGGTCGCGGCGGCGGTCAACACCGCCATCGAGGCCCTGTCCGACGATCTGCGCCAGGCCATCCTGCTGCGCGAGATCGAGGGGCTGAGCTACGAGGAGATCGCCACCGTGATGAATTGCCCGATCGGCACGGTGCGCTCACGGATTTTTCGGGCGCGCGAAGCCATCGCCGAGCGCCTCCGTCCGCTGCTCGACACGCGTGAAGGAGAGCGCTGGTGA